The following proteins come from a genomic window of Larimichthys crocea isolate SSNF chromosome XV, L_crocea_2.0, whole genome shotgun sequence:
- the sst6.1 gene encoding cortistatin: protein MQLLVVLAALMGVLFSVRAAAALPVEDRSPIHVNRESSKERKELILKLVSGLLDGALDNNMLPEEAAPMDLEEPLESRLEERAVYNRLSLPQRDRKAPCKNFFWKTFTSC, encoded by the exons ATGCAGCTCCTGGTGGTGTTAGCAGCTCTCATGGGGGTTCTGTTCAGCGTTAGAGCAGCCGCCGCGCTTCCTGTGGAGGATAGGAGCCCCATCCATGTGAATAGG gaGTCAAGCAAAGAGCGCAAGGAGTTGATCCTGAAGCTGGTGTCTGGCTTATTGGATGGAGCTCTGGACAACAACATGCTGCCGGAGGAAGCGGCACCTATGGATCTGGAGGAGCCGCTGGAGTCTCGTCTGGAGGAGAGGGCTGTCTACAACAGGCTATCACTTCCTCAGCGTGACCGCAAAGCTCCCTGTAAAAACTTCTTCTGGAAAACTTTCACCTCCTGCTAA
- the srm gene encoding spermidine synthase yields the protein MDHIKDGWFTEKCTLWPGQAMSLQVEEVLYNKKSKFQDVMVFKSKTYGNVLVLDGVIQCTERDEFAYQEMIANLPLCSHPSPKKVLIIGGGDGGVLREVVKNALVESVVLCEIDEDVINVSKKYLPGMAKGFFSPKLTLHVGDGFEFMKQNQDAFDVIITDSSDPVGPAESLFKESYYQLMKAALRNGGILCSQGECQWLHLELIEEMQTFCKTLFPVVEYAYTTIPTYPSGQIGFMLCSKNPETNFKEPVKALSKEEMGNMNLKYYNPEIHKASFVLPEFARKVLSEA from the exons ATGGACCACATTAAAGATGGATGGTTTACGGAAAAATGCACGTTATGGCCCGGTCAAGCCATGAGCCTCCAGGTGGAAGAGGTCCTCTACAACAAGAAATCCAAATTTCAAGATGTTATGGTTTTCAAGAG TAAAACCTATGGGAATGTCTTGGTGCTGGATGGAGTGATCCAGTGCACGGAGAGGGATGAGTTTGCCTATCAAGAGATGATTGCTAACCTTCCCCTGTGCAGCCATCCTTCACCCAAGAAG GTGCTGATTATTGGCGGCGGAGACGGTGGCGTGCTAAGGGAGGTGGTGAAGAATGCGCTGGTGGAGTCGGTGGTTCTTTGTGAGATCGATGAG GACGTCATTAATGTATCAAAGAAGTACCTCCCAGGGATGGCCAAAGGGTTTTTCAGTCCCAAGCTCACCTTACACGTTGGAGACGGCTTTGAATTCATGAAGCAGAACCAGGATGCCTTCGACGTCATTATAACCGATTCCTCAGACCCCGTTG gaCCTGCTGAGAGTTTGTTCAAGGAGTCGTACTATCAACTGATGAAGGCAGCATTGAGAAATGGTGGAATTCTTTGTTCCCAAG GAGAGTGTCAATGGCTCCATTTGGAGCTGATAGAGGAGATGCAAACCTTCTGCAAGACCCTATTCCCTGTGGTGGAATATGCCTACACCACCATCCCAACTTATCCCAGTGGTCAAATTGGATTCATGCTCTGCAGTAAAAATCCT gaAACAAACTTCAAGGAACCAGTGAAAGCCCTGTCAAAAGAAGAAATGGGAAATATGAACCTTAAATATTACAACCCTGAAATTCACAAAGCATCATTCGTCCTTCCTGAGTTTGCAAGAAAG GTACTCAGTGAAGCATGA
- the exosc10 gene encoding exosome complex component 10, translated as MAASHSGVSTNSGLQDTSSDTNDEEKGELCPGFKDVDAFVKYGLGAVLSATKSSAALPQTGDEFDFYRSFPGFQEFCESQGDKLLHCMSQIMQHHGCRSHMRDRNKLTGLEERFDLVVDSNDVILERVGILLDEADGVNRSQQPVMPAGFQPPKIVVSSWNRKGSGSGSRSGMFRLLHAKNVARPQLKFKEKVDNSNTPFIPKIFIKPNAIKPLPPYFTNKQIRKERPEDIDVPAALADFIHQQRTQEHVEDMFAHPYQYELDHFIIPERLLSKPEPQMYKPMAETNCSFIDTLEDLVALNEKLCKLSEFAVDLEHHSYRSFLGLTSLMQISTREEDFIIDTLELRSELYILNEAFTDPAIVKVFHGSDSDIEWLQRDFGLYVVNLFDTHQASRALNLARHSLDHLLTHFCKVDSDKRYQLADWRIRPLPEEMVQYARTDTHYLLYIYDCVRAQLLDFNHGQPGLLQSVWNKSRDLSLKKYMKPIYTEESYLELQRKQKRSFNTQQLTAFRLLFAWRDKLARQEDESTGYVLPTHMMIKISEELPKEPQGIIACCNPVPPLLRQQVNELHLLVQQAREMPLLKAEIAAQKNKGLTPIKKTEITLFGPHDTSRVSVTDLHPFSPDELPVKQGTLFSDDDNKMDVDAQKTSGLIAAAKITLFEELEAQNEQESLPVAQMKARRIIESFENPFRMYLPSTEVHVNKNAKFDPSSKIFEISKRWKLQSIEQQQKELEEKRKTKEAKEQIKKVTEERNKAKQSYQESLQNVATVRQQAAESAKGGAKKRERVASEVGESTPKPSKKLMKSAEKPQKTEPPAQDSFKPFDYSQSDLNVFAGSKPKDNTQFDPNRQGQDFRKKRTPKGQKSNFGAGGKSMSYLAGKSERGFRHNWPKR; from the exons ATGGCTGCTTCACACAGTGGCGTCTCCACAAACAGTGGGCTTCAAGACACCAGTTCAGACACCAACGACGAGGAGAAAGGCGAGCTGTGTCCCGGGTTCAAAGACGTGGACGCCTTTGTTAAA TATGGACTGGGTGCTGTGTTATCCGCCACCAAATCATCCGCCGCCTTGCCTCAAACTGGAGATGAGTTTGATTTCTATCGGAGCTTCCCGGGCTTCCAGGAGTTCTGTGAAAGTCAAGGAGATAAGCTCTTACACTG CATGAGCCAGATAATGCAACACCACGGCTGCAGATCTCACATGAGAGACCGGAACAAGCTGACGGGGCTGGAAGAGAGGTTTGATTTGGTCGTGGACTCCAACGACGTCATCCTGGAAAGAGTG GGGATTCTTCTTGATGAAGCTGATGGGGTGAATAGGAGCCAGCAGCCTGTCATGCCTGCAGGCTTTCAGCCTCCCAAGATTGTTGTTTCCAGCTGGAATCGCAAG GGTTCAGGCTCTGGCAGTCGTTCTGGGATGTTCCGATTGCTCCACGCCAAGAATGTTGCCAGGCCTCAGCTGAAATTCAAGGAAAAGGTCGACAATAGCAACACACCATTTATTCCCAAGATCTTCATCAAACCCAATGCGATAAAGCCTCTTCCTCCAT ATTTCACCAACAAACAAATCCGTAAAGAGAGACCTGAGGATATCGATGTCCCAGCTGCTCTGGCTGATTTCATTCACCAGCAGAGAACTCAGGAACACGTTGAAGACAT GTTTGCACATCCATACCAGTATGAATTGGACCATTTTATAATACCGGAAAGACTTCTGTCTAAGCCAGAACCACAG ATGTACAAACCAATGGCTGAGACCAACTGCTCCTTCATTGATACACTGGAAGATCTGGTGGCTCTGAATGAGAAGCTGTGCAAATTGTCTGAATTTGCAGTGGACCTCGAG CACCATTCCTACAGGAGTTTCCTCGGCCTCACCTCACTAATGCAGATCTCCACCAGAGAGGAAGACTTCATCATCGACACTTTGGAGCTCCGCAGCGAGTTGTACATCCTGAATGAGGCATTCACTGACCCAGCTATTGTCAAG GTATTTCATGGCTCTGACTCTGACATTGAGTGGCTCCAGAGGGACTTCGGTTTGTATGTCGTCAACCTTTTTGACACACATCAGGCCAGCCGAGCTCTGAACCTAGCCAGACATTCCCTGGACCACCTGCTCACACACTTCTGCAAAGTAGACTCAGACAAGCGCTACCAGCTGGCTGACTGGAGGATTCG CCCCTTACCAGAGGAGATGGTGCAGTATGCCCGGACAGACACCCACTACCTCCTTTACATCTATGACTGTGTGAGGGCGCAGCTGTTGGACTTTAACCACGGGCAGCCTGGCCTTCTGCAGAGTGTCTGGAACAAGAGCAGAGACCTTTCCCTGAAG AAATATATGAAGCCTATATACACAGAGGAGTCATAtctggagctgcagaggaagcagaaaaGGTCTTTTAACACCCAGCAGCTCACTGCCTTCAGACTTCTCTTTGCCTGGAGGGACAAACTGGCCAGGCAGGAAGATGAAAGCACCGG ATACGTCCTGCCTACTCATATGATGATCAAGATATCTGAGGAGCTGCCCAA AGAGCCTCAGGGCATCATTGCCTGCTGTAACCCTGTACCCCCGCTGTTGAGGCAGCAGGTCAATGAGCTCCATTTGCTAGTGCAGCAGGCCAGAGAAATGCCTCTCCTTAAG GCTGAGATTGCAGCTCAAAAGAACAAGGGACTCACACCTATAAAGAAG ACGGAAATCACGTTGTTTGGTCCTCATGATACCTCCAGGGTCTCTGTGACTGACCTCCACCCCTTTTCTCCTGATG AACTGCCTGTGAAACAAGGGACGCTCTTCTCAGATGATGACAACAAAATGGATGTTGATGCCCAAAAAACAAGTGGCCTCATTGCAGCAGCTAAAATCACACTCTTTGAG GAGCTGGAAGCACAGAATGAACAGGAGTCCCTCCCCGTGGCTCAAATGAAAGCCAGACGTATTATTGAGTCTTTTGAAAACCCTTTTAGAATG TATTTGCCCTCCACTGAAGTGCACGTCAACAAGAATGCCAAGTTTGACCCGTCTTCAAAAATATTTGAG ATCAGTAAAAGATGGAAACTGCAGAGTATCGAGCAGCAACAGAAGGAgttggaggagaagaggaaaaccAAAGAAGCAAAAGAACAGATAAAGAAAGTGACAG aggaaagaaacaaagctAAACAGAGCTACCAGGAGTCTCTCCAAAACGTTGCCACAGTTCGCCAGCAAGCAGCG GAATCTGCGAAAGGCGGcgcaaagaaaagagagagggttGCCAGTGAGGTTGGAGAGTCGACTCCCAAACCGAGTAAGAAGCTGATGAAATCCGCAGAGAAACCCCAGAAGACCGAACCACCTGCCCAAGACAGCTTCAAGCCCTTCGACTACAGTCAATCAGACCTCAACGTCTTTGCTG GCTCCAAACCAAAGGACAACACACAGTTTGATCCAAACCGACAAGGCCAAGATTTTAGGAAAAag AGAACACCCAAGGGACAAAAATCCAATTTTGGAGCTGGAGGTAAAAGCATGTCATACCTGGCTGGAAAATCTGAAAG AGGATTCCGGCATAACTGGCCCAAAAGATAA